In Bos indicus isolate NIAB-ARS_2022 breed Sahiwal x Tharparkar chromosome 19, NIAB-ARS_B.indTharparkar_mat_pri_1.0, whole genome shotgun sequence, the following proteins share a genomic window:
- the KCNJ2 gene encoding inward rectifier potassium channel 2 — translation MGSVRTNRYSIVSSEEDGMKLATLAVANGFGNGKSKVHTRQQCRSRFVKKDGHCNVQFINVGEKGQRYLADIFTTCVDIRWRWMLVIFCLAFVLSWLFFGCVFWLIALLHGDLDASKESKACVSEVNSFTAAFLFSIETQTTIGYGFRCVTDECPVAVFMVVFQSIVGCIIDAFIIGAVMAKMAKPKKRNETLVFSHNAVIAMRDGKLCLMWRVGNLRKSHLVEAHVRAQLLKSRITSEGEYIPLDQIDINVGFDSGIDRIFLVSPITIVHEIDEDSPLYDLSKQDIDNADFEIVVILEGMVEATAMTTQCRSSYLANEILWGHRYEPVLFEEKHYYKVDYSRFHKTYEVPNTPLCSARDLAEKKYILSNANSFCYENEVALTSKEEDDSENGVPESTSTDTPPDIDLHNQASVPLEPRPLRRESEI, via the coding sequence ATGGGCAGCGTGCGCACCAACCGCTACAGCATCGTCTCTTCAGAGGAGGACGGCATGAAGCTGGCCACCCTGGCGGTGGCCAACGGATTCGGGAATGGCAAGAGCAAAGTCCACACCCgccagcagtgcaggagccgCTTCGTGAAGAAGGACGGACACTGCAACGTGCAGTTCATCAACGTGGGCGAGAAGGGCCAGCGGTACCTGGCGGACATCTTCACCACGTGCGTGGACATCCGCTGGCGGTGGATGCTGGTCATCTTCTGCCTGGCTTTCGTGCTCTCCTGGCTCTTCTTCGGCTGTGTGTTTTGGTTGATCGCGCTGCTCCACGGGGACCTGGATGCGTCCAAGGAGAGCAAAGCCTGCGTGTCCGAGGTCAACAGCTTCACGGCTGCCTTCCTTTTCTCCATCGAGACGCAGACCACCATCGGCTACGGCTTCCGCTGCGTCACGGACGAGTGCCCTGTGGCCGTCTTCATGGTGGTCTTCCAGTCCATCGTGGGCTGCATCATCGACGCCTTCATCATCGGTGCGGTAATGGCCAAGATGGCCAAGCCCAAAAAGAGAAACGAGACGCTGGTCTTCAGCCACAACGCCGTGATCGCCATGAGGGACGGCAAGCTCTGCCTCATGTGGCGGGTGGGCAACCTCCGGAAGAGCCACTTGGTGGAGGCGCACGTGCGCGCGCAGCTCCTCAAGTCCAGAATCACCTCCGAGGGGGAGTACATCCCCCTGGATCAGATAGACATCAACGTGGGCTTCGACAGCGGCATCGACCGCATATTTCTGGTGTCTCCCATCACCATCGTCCACGAGATCGATGAGGACAGTCCTCTGTACGATCTGAGCAAGCAGGACATCGACAACGCAGACTTTGAGATCGTGGTCATCCTCGAGGGTATGGTGGAGGCCACGGCCATGACCACGCAGTGCCGGAGCTCGTACCTGGCCAACGAGATCCTCTGGGGTCACCGCTACGAGCCGGTGCTCTTCGAGGAGAAACACTACTACAAAGTAGACTACTCCAGGTTCCACAAGACGTACGAAGTCCCCAACACGCCCCTGTGCAGCGCTAGGGACTTAGCGGAGAAGAAATACATCCTGTCGAACGCTAACTCGTTTTGCTACGAAAATGAGGTCGCCCTCACGAGCAAAGAGGAAGACGACAGTGAGAACGGGGTCCCCGAGAGCACAAGCACGGACACGCCCCCGGACATAGACCTGCACAACCAGGCCAGTGTACCTCTAGAGCCCAGGCCGTTACGACGGGAGTCGGAGATATGA